One window from the genome of Loxodonta africana isolate mLoxAfr1 chromosome 14, mLoxAfr1.hap2, whole genome shotgun sequence encodes:
- the PARP10 gene encoding protein mono-ADP-ribosyltransferase PARP10 isoform X2 yields the protein MAEASAAVEVRGLPPDVPDELLTLYFENRRRSGGGPVLSWQRLGCGGVLTFQESADAVRVLAQGEHVLHRARLSLRPAPPRAPGRLLLQGLPPGFAAPRLEKHVQALLCAAGLPEQPCRVLASPRPDCALVQLPTQLSEAEVGVLEEEARVLGLDGAVVTLARMPQARAVRVVGGTPAPDPLLLELYLENEPRSGGGPLEDLRSLPGALGIIVSFQQWQAAERVLQRDHWLQDSKLHLIPHYDILEPQELAKDTCERDCLAQLCPEASEHTLLEAGGPTRVLEGQGALTMTDPVEAPGQSETTLRLGPVELLGQEGPLSQGLVGSPGQEEPMSLGPVGSVEQEGPVSLGSVGCLEREGPVGLGPVGSLEQEGPVHLEPVGFPGQEGPVGLGPAGSLEQEGRVGSPEPRGAVETVLSMEPGALRFLQLHHQDLLASLGDVALFPLEGMDVTGFRLCGALAPCQAAEEFLRSLLSSISCYVLSLRHPGSASFLLGPEGQCLLRGLEAQFQCVFGTERLARAALDIGPEEMDPIESLQAHIPLPSDSAGSVQENVSLEEVRELLATLEGLDGEEWLPLELGEEEPEKEPPQEKEEAVSLGCSVEEPVAPNPGTLGRLEEEAALQLALHRSLEPRDSVVEREEAAALQQALALSLLEQPLLEAEEPPGSGAGGPAQLVVHSAFEQDMEELDRALEAALEAHLREETVDSRGRVLSAELCAQLEKCHGVSIGLHEDYAVLRGFGAQPARAARHFAALLACPWDQSEVFPLAASGPSAPQPRLEGPSNGGLECLAESSEEFQEVVQAFYDTLDAAHSRIRIVRVSTSLLQAPLSLGHNYHPLTAPDNHHPPPRPSRR from the exons ATGGCGGAGGCGTCCGCGGCGGTGGAGGTCCGTGGGTTGCCTCCCGACGTGCCGGATGAGCTGCTTACGCTCTACTTCGAGAACCGGCGGCGCTCTGGGGGCGGTCCTGTGTTGAGCTGGCAGAGACTTGGCTGTGGAGGCGTCCTTACCTTTCAGGAGTCCGCAG ATGCAGTGAGGGTCTTAGCGCAGGGGGAACACGTGCTGCACCGGGCGCGGCTGAGCTTGCGGCCGGCCCCGCCCCGGGCCCCCGGGCGTCTGCTGCTGCAAGGGCTGCCCCCTGGTTTCGCGGCCCCGCGTCTGGAGAAGCATGTGCAGGCTCTGCTGTGCGCAGCCGGGCTCCCAGAGCAGCCCTGCCGTGTCCTGGCCAGTCCTCGGCCGGACTGTGCGCTGGTCCAGCTGCCCACGCAGCTCTCCGAGGCAG AGGTTGGTGTCCTGGAGGAGGAGGCCCGAGTACTGGGCTTGGACGGCGCTGTAGTGACCCTGGCCCGCATGCCCCAGGCCCGAGCGGTGCGGGTAGTGGGGGGCACACCGGCCCCAGACCCGCTGCTGCTGGAGCTGTATCTGGAGAATGAGCCCCGCAGTGGTGGGGGGCCGCTGGAAGACCTGCGCAGCCTGCCTGGGGCCCTGGGCATCATCGTCTCCTTCCAGCAGTGGCAGG CGGCTGAGCGGGTGCTGCAGCGGGACCACTGGCTGCAGGACTCTAAGCTGCACCTCATCCCCCATTATGACATCCTGGAACCCCAGGAGCTTGCCAAGGACACCTGTGAAAGGGATTGCCTGGCCCAGCTGTGTCCTGAGGCCTCTGAGCACACACTCTTGGAGGCTGGAGGGCCGACGAGGGTTCTGGAGGGCCAAGGAGCTCTGACAATGACAGACCCTGTGGAGGCACCAGGGCAATCAGAGACCACTCTGAGGCTGGggcccgtggagctgctggggcaGGAGGGGCCACTGAGCCAGGGACTCGTGGGGTCTCCAGGTCAGGAGGAGCCCATGAGCCTAGGACCTGTGGGGTCTGTGGAGCAGGAGGGGCCTGTGAGTCTAGGATCTGTGGGGTGTCTGGAGCGGGAGGGGCCTGTGGGCCTGGGACCTGTGGGGTCTCTGGAGCAGGAGGGGCCTGTGCACCTGGAACCTGTGGGATTTCCAGGTCAGGAGGGGCCTGTGGGCCTGGGACCTGCGGGGTCTCTGGAGCAGGAGGGGCGTGTGGGGTCTCCGGAGCCGAGGGGTGCGGTGGAGACGGTGCTGTCGATGGAGCCCGGGGCGCTGCGCTTCCTGCAGCTCCACCACCAGGACCTTCTGGCGAGCCTGGGAGATGTTGCCCTCTTCCCCCTGGAAGGGATGGATGTGACTGGCTTTCGG CTCTGTGGCGCCCTGGCCCCGTGCCAGGCGGCCGAGGAGTTTCTTCGGAGCCTGCTGAGCAGTATTAGCTGTTACGTGCTGAGCCTTAGGCACCCGGGCAGCGCGAGCTTCCTGTTGGGCCCGGAGGGACAGTGCCTCCTTCGGGGACTGGAAGCTCAGTTCCAGTGTGTCTTTGGGACAGAGCGACTGGCCAGGGCTGCCTTGGACATAGGCCCTGAAGAG ATGGACCCCATTGAGTCCCTCCAGGCCCACATCCCATTGCCCTCAGACAGTGCAGGCAGTGTCCAGGAGAACGTGAGCCTGG AGGAGGTCCGAGAGCTGCTGGCCACCCTGGAGGGCTTGGATGGGGAGGAGTGGCTGCCCCTGGAGCTGGGGGAAGAGGAGCCTGAGAAGGAGCCTCCCCAGGAGAAGGaggaagcagtgagtttgggGTGCTCAGTGGAGGAGCCTGTGGCCCCCAACCCTGGGACTCTAGGGAGACTAGAGGAGGAGGCCGCACTGCAGCTGGCCCTCCACCGGTCACTGGAGCCGCGAGACAGCGTAGTTGAGCGGGAGGAGGCAGCAGCGTTGCAGCAAGCCCTGGCCTTGTCCCTGCTGGAGCAACCTCTGTTAGAGGCAGAAGAGCCCCCAGGGAGTGGGGCAGGCGGGCCGGCCCAGCTGGTGGTGCACTCAGCCTTCGAGCAGGACATGGAGGAGCTGGACCGGGCACTGGAGGCTGCCCTGGAGGCCCACCTCCGGGAGGAGACAGTGGACTCCAGGGGCCGAGTGCTGTCTGCAGAGCTCTGTGCCCAGCTGGAAAAGTGCCATGGTGTGAGCATTGGCCTCCATGAGGACTATGCTGTCCTCCGTGGCTTTGGAGCCCAGCCAGCCCGTGCAGCCCGCCACTTCGCAGCGCTGCTGGCCTGCCCCTGGGATCAGAGTGAGGTCTTTCCCCTGGCGGCCTCGGGCCCCTCCG CGCCTCAGCCGAGGCTGGAGGGCCCCTCCAACGGGGGGCTGGAGTGTCTGGCTGAGAGCTCCGAGGAGTTCCAGGAGGTGGTGCAGGCCTTCTATGACACCCTGGATGCTGCCCACAGTAGGATTCGCATTGTCCGC GTCTCCACCTCTCTACTGCAGGCTCCTCTCTCCCTGGGTCACAACTACCACCCACTCACTGCCCCCGACAATCACCACCCACCACCACGCCCTTCCAGGAGATGA